The Desertibacillus haloalkaliphilus genome includes a window with the following:
- a CDS encoding twin-arginine translocase TatA/TatE family subunit, whose amino-acid sequence MGGLGAGSIALIAIVALLIFGPKKLPELGKAAGNTLREFKNATKGLADEDKNKK is encoded by the coding sequence GTGGATTAGGAGCAGGCAGCATTGCATTAATCGCAATCGTTGCGTTACTAATTTTTGGTCCAAAGAAGTTACCAGAGTTAGGAAAAGCTGCTGGGAATACATTACGTGAATTTAAAAACGCAACAAAAGGCTTAGCAGATGAAGATAAGAACAAGAAAAA